The genomic DNA CTTCATGTAACTGTAGGGTCACAGCAAACTGCGATACAACCGTACTGACGGCCATTACATCCCAATGAGAAGAGTATTGTGGCCAGAGTCTCCATGTAGCCACAGCCGTACTGGTGACCCCTTCACCAATTTAGAGGGGTTGCACGAATTACCAATATAAAACTTAGAGAACAATAAAGACAGACAATGATGTTTTATTGGCCACCATCACTCACAAGTCCCACCAAGCTGGATATCCACTCTGTAGATACAACCTAGCAGCTCTTACTGGTGATGCCAGATACCTCCTCCTCCGGTCCTGCAGGAACTAAATACAAAGCGGAGGAGCTAGTGGGGATAGTTGGGGGACGGGATAGCATGGGCCaaggcacctctccagccctgcacAGCCGACGGCTACTGTAGCAGTAGGGCTGGTGGAGCCGAGATCTTCTGTGGACACATTCCATTTGATATAGTAGTCATCCGCAATATAGTCGCTGACTAGTGTCACTGTAGACCGGGTTGCTTACATATCAGCAACTaatgaggccgcctgcagacgaccgtgtctaatcctgctgcgagaattctcgcagtgggacccgaccccctgcagggaccagcgcggctccggctctttgatgtgctggctgccggccagcAGGCACATGACGGAGCCGAGCCGCCAGtcagggagtgacatttctgtgcagagctcacagagccccgcaccgaaaaagagcatactgcgatttgttttcctcactgccgtctgcataggattattctttctaacacaatcctatggcagcttccacgggtgtaaattctacgggaaatcctgctgcggaatttccgcccgtgtgccggGGGCCTAAATGTGTACTGGTGATAtgtaggccttctgattatactgactttaatcaacaactgtgtagtgaatggctctactaatacaactagcacagtgtcctgcctggctcacaccccacttcctgcctacaagcaccaggggcacatgccccacatcacccctccacagctatgatcctaaatacatccattacctggtgatgggagcggctggcgggtctccatcatggcctccttgtacagatccttgtgtccttctaaatactcccactcctccatggagaaatagacagcgacatcctgacaccttataggaacctgacaacacaatatacagtcattacccagaagcctccagtgctgttactgtataatgtcccagcattccctgcagcatcacctctccagtcagcagctcaatcatcttgttggtgagttctagaatcttctgtacattgatgtcctcgtgtatcagggggtgaagtgggggccccatgattgggctcaggggtcttccccatccatcacacacaggggcccgagagccatcactagaggtcttcttcactactgtgtaatcctgtatatggagaGACATTtataaatatcactgcagacatttccagagtccatcacctctccagtgacatcatcagtcattACCATAGATAAGCATGACATATGACATCACCAGAATCTCTCCTctctacagtgacatcatctgttattaccatagataagaatgatgtaatgtgacatcatcagagtctctcacctccccagtaagctggaagagtatctctagggtgaggttgaatacactctccgccatcttgtttctgttgtcctccatctttgatgaatgaatcctgtagggacctgaatggaaacaatatgaaccaatgtaaaaaccacaaaaaccaacATCTCCAAGTTCAGCTGCCGGTATTTTGAGGGACAAGTAGGATTTAtaatagcagcatttaatgtgggagaaccttagaaatactttattaggaattcatttaataagaaattttataaaaacatttgctggaatcctttaaccccttagtgctataggtagtacatgtacgtcctgcagcgtcggggtatgtatgaacgcgcggcgatctccctccatacagcgcgagcgccggctgtttactgcggctgataccaactccgataagctgtcaattctgatagcgccatttaaatgggatgagatcgcagggagccgtgcaggtgtcatggcagccgggggccctctGTAACGCCCCgggctgtcctggcagaatgcctatcaagccatgcccgtggctcctccagaaaaggagtgagaagatgagCCCATTCCCATCTAATTACTTCTCTGTACTAATTACTTACTGACTCCACGACCTAAACGTTTACCAGCGTCCGGATCGCAGCATCCAATAAGCCGCACAAACCTCAGTAAAGTTTACACCGCCGTATCCCGTCTGGGCCCAATCTGCAGCAGAAAGTAGGCCGACCGCTTCTATAGCGAAACCCGTTACACGCTGCCGTCACAGAGATAACAAATATCACTAGCGAGGAACGACTAATGCATTCCTGATGACAGATGGAAAACATCCTGAAGGTCATACAAATGGCCACCAAAATAACCTGCAGGGGGCGCCCGCCAGCCTCACCCTGCCCTGCAAAGGATTGCATCTTCTACATCCTGGTGATCAGAGGCATCTGGTCCTTCAtctactaggacttactattcttatacagaggagtctacattctGGTGCTCAGAGGGATCTCGTGCTTcagtcactaggacttactattcttatacagaggagtctacatcctggtggtaagAGGAATTtggtccttcagccgctaggactAACTATTCTTACACAGAGGAGTCAACAACCTGGTGGTCAGAAGAATCTTCTCCATCTACTAAGAGTTACTATTCTTAcatagaggagtctacatccttcTGGTCAGAGGGATTTGGTCCTTcagtcactaggacttactattcttatacagaggagtctacattctGGTGTTCAgaaggatctggtccttcagctggTAGCTCTTATTaaacttatacagaggagtctacatgctGGTGGTGAGAGGGATTTGGTCCTTCAGtggctaggacttactattcttatacagaggagtctacaacctggtggtcagagggatctgctccttcagcc from Eleutherodactylus coqui strain aEleCoq1 unplaced genomic scaffold, aEleCoq1.hap1 HAP1_SCAFFOLD_728, whole genome shotgun sequence includes the following:
- the LOC136595185 gene encoding gastrula zinc finger protein XlCGF66.1-like, with the protein product MEDNRNKMAESVFNLTLEILFQLTGEDYTVVKKTSSDGSRAPVCDGWGRPLSPIMGPPLHPLIHEDINVQKILELTNKMIELLTGEVPIRCQDVAVYFSMEEWEYLEGHKDLYKEAMMETRQPLPSPGNGCI